The Neofelis nebulosa isolate mNeoNeb1 chromosome X, mNeoNeb1.pri, whole genome shotgun sequence genome has a segment encoding these proteins:
- the TCEAL5 gene encoding transcription elongation factor A protein-like 5: MEKVYKENERKPENEGNLKNEGKPEDEVDTEDEGKSDEEEKLEVKGKPGHEGKLQNEGQPDDEGQAEDEKKQEKQGKSENEGKPHSEGKPESLTKAESESRAAEKRPAEDYVPRKAKRKTDRGTDDSPKDYQEDLQERHLGSEEMMRECGDVSRAQEELRKKQKMGGFHWMQRDVQDPFAPRGQRGVRGMRGGGRGQKDLEDVPYV; the protein is encoded by the coding sequence ATGGAAAAGGTCTACAAAGAAAATGAACGAAAGccagaaaatgaaggaaacctCAAAAATGAGGGAAAGCCAGAAGATGAAGTAGATACAGAAGATGAAGGAAAATCAGATGAGGAAGAAAAGCTGGAAGTGAAGGGAAAGCCAGGGCATGAGGGAAAGCTCCAGAATGAGGGACAGCCAGATGATGAGGGACAAGCAGAAGatgagaaaaagcaagaaaagcaggGCAAGTCTGAAAATGAGGGAAAACCACACAGTGAGGGCAAGCCAGAATCCCTGACAAAGGCTGAGAGTGAGTCGCGGGCTGCCGAAAAGCGCCCAGCTGAAGATTATGTGCctaggaaagcaaaaagaaaaacagacagggGGACAGACGATTCCCCCAAGGACTATCAGGAGGACTTACAGGAAAGGCACTTGGGCAGTGAGGAAATGATGAGAGAATGTGGAGATGTGTCAAGGGCTCAGGAAGAgctaaggaaaaaacagaaaatgggtgGTTTTCATTGGATGCAAAGAGATGTACAGGATCCCTTTGCCCCAAGGGGGCAACGGGGTGTCAGAGGAATGAGGGGTGGAGGTAGGGGCCAGAAGGACTTAGAAGATGTCCCATATGTTTAA